A stretch of Streptomyces vietnamensis DNA encodes these proteins:
- a CDS encoding zinc-binding dehydrogenase produces MKRAQAVVLERFGEPLELREFDVPAAPAGGMVVACRHGGVCGTDLHLKAGHLPIPTPLVLGHEGLGTVVELGPGTPGRDATGAELAVGDTVMWASSIACGTCVPCRLHREPTLCENRRTYGVNRALADGSPLAGAWAEAIVLHEGATVVRLDEGIDPIAAMSFACAGPTVVHALYERRPVRVGEVVVVQGSGPVGLAAAALAQLAGAAKVIVVGGPRGRLDLAAKAGIGDVHIDITGPGGTDAALDRVREETGGHGADLVIECAGVPVAVAQGLTLARRGGAYLIIGQYTDAGDTLLNPHQIVHRQLDVIGSWAFTGAHLTEYVKLLPALSARFDLASLVTSYPLADHEAALRSVADGTTLKAVLSS; encoded by the coding sequence ATGAAGCGCGCACAGGCCGTCGTCCTGGAGCGGTTCGGCGAGCCGCTGGAACTGAGGGAGTTCGACGTCCCCGCGGCCCCGGCCGGCGGGATGGTCGTCGCCTGCCGCCACGGCGGCGTCTGCGGCACCGACCTCCACCTCAAGGCGGGACACCTCCCCATCCCCACCCCGCTGGTCCTCGGCCACGAGGGCCTCGGCACTGTCGTCGAGCTCGGCCCCGGCACCCCGGGCCGTGACGCCACCGGCGCCGAACTGGCCGTCGGCGACACGGTGATGTGGGCCTCCTCCATCGCCTGCGGCACCTGCGTGCCCTGCCGGCTGCACCGCGAGCCGACCCTCTGCGAGAACCGTCGCACCTACGGCGTCAACCGGGCCCTCGCCGACGGCTCCCCGCTCGCCGGCGCCTGGGCCGAGGCGATCGTGCTGCACGAGGGCGCCACCGTCGTCCGCCTCGACGAGGGCATCGACCCGATCGCGGCCATGTCCTTCGCCTGCGCGGGCCCCACCGTCGTCCACGCCCTGTACGAGCGCCGCCCGGTGCGCGTCGGCGAGGTCGTCGTGGTCCAGGGCAGCGGCCCCGTCGGACTCGCCGCGGCCGCGCTCGCCCAGCTCGCCGGAGCGGCCAAGGTCATCGTCGTCGGCGGCCCGCGGGGCCGGCTCGACCTCGCGGCGAAGGCGGGCATCGGCGACGTGCACATCGACATCACCGGACCGGGCGGCACGGACGCCGCCCTCGACCGGGTCCGCGAGGAGACCGGCGGCCACGGCGCCGACCTGGTGATCGAGTGCGCCGGAGTCCCGGTGGCGGTCGCCCAGGGCCTCACCCTGGCCCGCAGGGGCGGCGCGTACCTGATCATCGGCCAGTACACGGACGCCGGGGACACCCTGCTCAACCCGCACCAGATCGTCCACCGGCAGCTCGACGTGATCGGGTCCTGGGCCTTCACCGGCGCCCATCTCACCGAGTACGTGAAGCTGCTGCCCGCGCTCAGCGCGCGGTTCGACCTGGCGAGCCTGGTGACCTCCTACCCGCTGGCCGACCACGAGGCCGCGCTCAGGTCCGTCGCGGACGGCACCACGCTCAAGGCCGTGCTCTCCAGCTGA
- a CDS encoding phytanoyl-CoA dioxygenase family protein codes for MRLTQEQMDRYQEDGFLLLDSALGDDEIARLREAFDRDCRVPGPQRVAEEGRDEVRAVYASHHRQPEYAGLVRDPRLLVPVQQLLTDDVYVYQFKINAKPAFGGEKWSWHQDYVAWQIADNLPAPLQVNVAVFLDDVDEFNGPVIFLPGSHRSGLVNKARKATAKSAQHLDPDDIALSEEQLSGLVAERGMVSPKGRAGSVVLFSPEIVHGSAPNMSPFPRRLLIMTYNDTTNLPRWDGEPRPDYVVCRDTDPLRALDAPFLDALEGAAA; via the coding sequence ATGCGTCTGACCCAGGAACAGATGGACCGCTATCAGGAGGACGGATTCCTCCTGCTCGACTCCGCGCTGGGGGACGACGAGATCGCCCGCCTCCGCGAGGCGTTCGACCGCGACTGCCGGGTCCCCGGCCCCCAGCGCGTCGCCGAGGAGGGACGCGACGAGGTGCGCGCCGTGTACGCCTCCCACCACCGTCAGCCGGAGTACGCCGGCCTGGTCCGCGACCCCCGGCTGCTCGTCCCGGTCCAGCAGCTCCTCACGGACGACGTCTACGTCTACCAGTTCAAGATCAACGCCAAGCCCGCCTTCGGCGGCGAGAAGTGGTCCTGGCACCAGGACTACGTCGCCTGGCAGATCGCCGACAACCTGCCCGCCCCGCTCCAGGTCAACGTCGCCGTCTTCCTCGACGACGTCGACGAGTTCAACGGGCCCGTCATCTTCCTCCCCGGCTCGCACCGCTCCGGCCTGGTCAACAAGGCCCGCAAGGCCACCGCGAAGTCCGCCCAACACCTCGACCCCGACGACATCGCCCTCAGCGAGGAGCAGCTCTCCGGGCTCGTCGCCGAACGCGGCATGGTCAGCCCCAAGGGGCGGGCCGGATCGGTCGTCCTCTTCTCGCCCGAGATCGTGCACGGCTCGGCCCCGAACATGTCGCCGTTCCCGCGCAGACTGCTCATCATGACGTACAACGACACCACCAACCTGCCCCGTTGGGACGGCGAGCCGCGCCCCGACTACGTCGTCTGCCGCGACACCGACCCGCTGCGCGCCCTCGACGCCCCGTTCCTCGACGCCCTCGAAGGAGCCGCGGCATGA
- a CDS encoding SDR family NAD(P)-dependent oxidoreductase yields the protein MTRRTAVVSGGTRGIGLALSLRLAALGHHVYALYRDDEAAAMRAAAESEGAIEPVRMDVARPRDVAEGCERILAAGGAPHVLVNNAGVNRDRPFLDLIDEDWDQVLATNLSGPFRLTRALAPAMVEAGRGSIVNIGATTGIRPRANGANYCAAKAGLLHLTRCLALELAPAVRVNSLIPGFTDTPEVVERYGLDDPGRRAEILRTIPSRRIGTVQDIADALEFLVNAKSGYVTGQQLIVDGGNFMG from the coding sequence ATGACACGACGCACAGCGGTGGTGAGCGGCGGCACCCGCGGGATCGGGCTCGCCCTGAGCCTGCGGCTCGCCGCCCTCGGCCACCACGTCTACGCCCTCTACCGCGACGACGAGGCCGCGGCGATGCGGGCGGCGGCCGAGAGCGAGGGGGCGATCGAGCCGGTCCGCATGGACGTCGCGCGCCCCCGGGACGTCGCGGAGGGCTGCGAGCGGATCCTCGCGGCCGGCGGCGCACCTCACGTCCTGGTCAACAACGCCGGCGTCAACCGCGACCGCCCCTTCCTCGACCTCATCGACGAGGACTGGGACCAGGTCCTGGCCACCAACCTCTCGGGACCGTTCCGGCTGACCAGGGCGCTCGCCCCGGCCATGGTCGAGGCGGGACGGGGGTCGATCGTCAACATCGGCGCCACCACGGGGATCCGACCCCGCGCCAACGGGGCGAACTACTGCGCGGCCAAGGCGGGGCTGCTCCACCTGACCCGGTGCCTCGCCCTGGAACTCGCCCCCGCGGTACGGGTCAACTCCCTCATTCCCGGATTCACGGACACCCCGGAAGTCGTGGAGCGCTACGGGCTCGACGACCCCGGGCGGCGCGCGGAGATCCTGCGCACCATTCCCTCCCGGCGAATCGGCACGGTGCAGGACATCGCCGATGCTCTGGAATTCCTGGTGAACGCCAAAAGCGGCTATGTCACCGGGCAGCAACTCATCGTCGACGGCGGGAATTTCATGGGATAG
- a CDS encoding 2OG-Fe(II) oxygenase: MGTTTVPTRENVSSNQTPIYVLFDVETVESAEKLTRDHLVRLAAGTLGAVHIKNFGSPEECGSVLTGLDNCPMGSYDEEIVVPRIPKLGPAAYDHYDVHGLGDAYWQDARESALHRSTLLDGGDPLDTAVDRIRGAWGGEMRPATADGRPMYAGMIRETTGGMKMHWDEIARELPGALDEPVIAQLGFNWYLSMPEGGGATRIYRRRWQPGDEDVRDGYGYAEGLAEREPSVTVRPGAGDAVLFDPRNYHAVRGNEGPGRRVALSFFLGVTAGGTLQYWS, translated from the coding sequence GTGGGAACAACCACCGTACCGACGCGTGAGAACGTCAGCAGCAATCAGACGCCCATCTACGTCCTCTTCGACGTGGAAACCGTCGAAAGCGCCGAGAAACTCACCCGCGACCACCTCGTCAGGCTGGCGGCCGGCACCCTCGGCGCCGTCCACATCAAGAACTTCGGCAGCCCCGAGGAATGCGGCAGCGTCCTGACCGGACTCGACAACTGCCCGATGGGATCCTACGACGAGGAGATCGTCGTCCCGCGCATCCCCAAGCTGGGCCCCGCGGCGTACGACCACTACGACGTCCACGGACTCGGCGACGCCTACTGGCAGGACGCCCGGGAGTCCGCCCTGCACCGCTCGACGCTGCTCGACGGCGGCGACCCGCTCGACACGGCCGTCGACCGGATCCGCGGGGCCTGGGGCGGCGAGATGCGGCCCGCGACCGCGGACGGCCGGCCCATGTACGCCGGCATGATCCGCGAGACGACCGGCGGCATGAAGATGCACTGGGACGAGATCGCCCGCGAACTGCCCGGCGCCCTCGACGAGCCGGTCATCGCGCAGCTCGGGTTCAACTGGTACCTGTCCATGCCCGAGGGCGGCGGCGCCACCCGGATCTACCGCCGCCGCTGGCAGCCCGGCGACGAGGACGTCCGCGACGGCTACGGCTACGCCGAGGGCCTGGCCGAGCGGGAACCCAGCGTCACCGTGCGCCCCGGCGCCGGGGACGCGGTCCTCTTCGACCCGCGCAACTACCACGCGGTGCGCGGCAACGAAGGCCCCGGCCGGCGGGTGGCCCTCTCCTTCTTCCTGGGCGTCACCGCGGGCGGCACCCTCCAGTACTGGTCCTGA
- a CDS encoding thioesterase II family protein, producing the protein MTATSPSATGGRTLPLDHPGPWLRRYHGTPARAGATLVCFPHAGGSASFYYPYSEALSARYDVIAVQYPGRQDRHREPCMESVGELSRTIAAELAARVPADRPLAFFGHSMGAVVGFETARALERLGTGRAPDLFLASGRRAPALSRDDGIHRLPDRALLAELQKLGGTDVRMLDDPELFQLVVPTIRADFAAVETYRPEAGARVNCPVVALIGDVDPRVTAEQAAAWRDHTTADFALRVFSGGHFYLAERQREVIATLTAHIDPLKA; encoded by the coding sequence GTGACCGCGACGAGCCCGTCCGCCACCGGCGGGCGCACCCTCCCGCTCGACCACCCCGGGCCGTGGCTGCGCCGCTACCACGGCACCCCGGCCCGGGCCGGCGCCACGCTCGTGTGCTTCCCGCACGCGGGCGGGTCCGCCAGCTTCTACTACCCGTACTCCGAAGCGCTGTCGGCCCGGTACGACGTCATCGCCGTCCAGTACCCGGGCCGCCAGGACCGCCACCGCGAACCCTGTATGGAGAGCGTCGGCGAACTCTCCCGGACCATCGCGGCGGAACTGGCCGCCCGCGTCCCCGCGGACCGGCCCCTGGCCTTCTTCGGACACAGCATGGGCGCCGTCGTCGGCTTCGAGACCGCCCGCGCCCTGGAACGCCTCGGCACGGGCCGGGCACCGGACCTGTTCCTCGCCTCCGGCCGGCGCGCCCCCGCGCTGAGCCGGGACGACGGCATCCACCGCCTCCCCGACCGGGCCCTCCTCGCCGAACTGCAGAAGCTCGGCGGCACCGACGTGCGCATGCTGGACGACCCCGAGCTGTTCCAGCTCGTCGTGCCCACGATCCGGGCCGACTTCGCCGCCGTGGAGACCTACCGGCCCGAGGCCGGCGCCCGCGTGAACTGCCCCGTGGTCGCCCTCATCGGCGACGTCGACCCCCGGGTCACGGCCGAGCAGGCCGCCGCCTGGCGGGACCACACCACGGCCGACTTCGCCCTGCGGGTCTTCTCCGGCGGGCACTTCTACCTCGCCGAGCGGCAGCGCGAGGTCATCGCCACCCTCACGGCACACATCGACCCCCTGAAGGCTTAG
- the panD gene encoding aspartate 1-decarboxylase, protein MYRTMFKSKIHRAKVTQADLHYVGSVTISAELMEAADLLPGEKVDIVDIDNGNRLSTYVIEGPRDSGVIGINGAAARLISPGDLVIIIAYATVTDAQARELEPRVVFVDEHNTVRHLGSDPAETPEGSGLFRGDLVAS, encoded by the coding sequence GTGTACCGAACCATGTTCAAGTCCAAGATCCACCGCGCCAAGGTGACCCAGGCCGACCTCCACTACGTCGGCTCGGTGACCATCAGCGCCGAACTCATGGAGGCCGCCGACCTGCTGCCCGGCGAGAAGGTCGACATCGTCGACATCGACAACGGCAACCGGCTGTCCACGTACGTCATCGAGGGCCCGCGCGACTCGGGCGTCATCGGCATCAACGGCGCCGCCGCCCGCCTCATCAGCCCCGGCGACCTCGTGATCATCATCGCGTACGCCACCGTCACCGACGCCCAGGCACGCGAGCTGGAACCGCGGGTCGTCTTCGTCGACGAGCACAACACCGTCCGGCACCTGGGCTCCGACCCGGCGGAGACCCCCGAGGGCTCCGGGCTGTTCCGCGGCGACCTCGTGGCCTCGTGA
- a CDS encoding MbtH family protein, which produces MTAATTAPTWSVVVNDEEQRSVWPSDQEPPAGWHTVGFTGTREDCLDHIAADWTDLRPLGLRRRMGER; this is translated from the coding sequence ATGACCGCCGCGACCACCGCCCCCACCTGGTCCGTCGTCGTCAACGACGAGGAGCAGCGCTCCGTCTGGCCCTCCGACCAGGAGCCGCCGGCCGGCTGGCACACCGTCGGGTTCACCGGCACCCGCGAGGACTGCCTGGACCACATCGCCGCCGACTGGACCGACCTGCGCCCGCTCGGCCTGCGCCGCCGCATGGGCGAGCGCTGA
- a CDS encoding class I SAM-dependent methyltransferase, which translates to MTTVTQTPQTDASEVPGADLSRPSSYYKPGEHHAPENEIHRLRQQVAASWQKEVRTLREFGLTTDADVLEIGPGPGYITERLLEEIPDGTLTALELNEDLIEHARGHLTPARPEQLTLVQGSVLESGLPDESYDLALARLVLQHVPHTPDALAEIHRTLRPGGKLVVTDVDDALWGLLHPQPDLPEFDEVVKLRIQLQASRGGNRLIGRELGQLMKAAGFTDIKVEAIAISSEEVGLDVLAPQLNVRSRTAAMVAVNPAAQRPCEVTADAMDEFLARPDASMMLVFFMFSGTKPAGDAR; encoded by the coding sequence ATGACCACCGTGACCCAGACCCCGCAGACCGACGCCTCCGAGGTCCCGGGCGCCGACCTGTCCCGCCCCTCCTCGTACTACAAGCCCGGCGAGCACCACGCGCCGGAGAACGAGATCCACCGCCTGCGCCAGCAGGTCGCCGCCTCCTGGCAGAAGGAGGTCCGCACCCTGCGCGAGTTCGGCCTCACCACCGACGCCGACGTCCTGGAGATCGGCCCCGGCCCCGGCTACATCACCGAGCGCCTCCTGGAGGAGATCCCGGACGGCACCCTCACCGCCCTGGAGCTGAACGAGGACCTGATCGAGCACGCCCGCGGCCACCTCACCCCGGCCCGCCCCGAGCAGCTCACCCTCGTCCAGGGCTCCGTCCTGGAGAGCGGCCTGCCCGACGAGAGCTACGACCTCGCCCTGGCCCGCCTGGTCCTCCAGCACGTCCCGCACACCCCCGACGCGCTCGCCGAGATCCACCGCACCCTGCGCCCCGGCGGCAAGCTCGTCGTCACCGACGTCGACGACGCCCTGTGGGGCCTGCTGCACCCGCAGCCCGACCTGCCCGAGTTCGACGAGGTCGTCAAGCTGCGCATCCAGCTCCAGGCGAGCCGGGGCGGCAACCGTCTCATCGGCCGCGAGCTCGGGCAGCTGATGAAGGCCGCGGGCTTCACCGACATCAAGGTCGAGGCGATCGCCATCTCCAGCGAGGAGGTCGGCCTCGACGTCCTCGCCCCGCAGCTGAACGTCCGCTCCCGCACCGCCGCCATGGTCGCCGTCAACCCGGCCGCCCAGCGGCCCTGCGAGGTCACCGCCGACGCCATGGACGAGTTCCTGGCCCGCCCGGACGCCTCGATGATGCTGGTGTTCTTCATGTTCTCCGGCACCAAGCCGGCCGGTGACGCCCGATGA